A genomic region of Homo sapiens chromosome 1 genomic scaffold, GRCh38.p14 alternate locus group ALT_REF_LOCI_1 HSCHR1_4_CTG31 contains the following coding sequences:
- the PPIAL4F gene encoding peptidyl-prolyl cis-trans isomerase A-like 4F (The RefSeq protein has 2 substitutions compared to this genomic sequence) — MVNSVVFFEITRDGKPLGRISIKLFADKIPKTAENFRALSTGEKGFRYKGSCFHRIIPGFMCQGGDFTRPNGTGDKSIYGEKFDDENLIRKHTGSGILSMANAGPNTNGSQFFICAAKTEWLDGKHVAFGKVKERVNIVEAMEHFGYRNSKTSKKITIADCGQF, encoded by the coding sequence ATGGTCAACTCCGTCGTCTTTTTTGAAATCACCAGGGATGGCAAGCCCTTGGGCCGCATCTCCATCAAACTGTTTGCAGACAAGAttccaaagacagcagaaaactTTCGTGCTCTGAGCACTGGAGAGAAAGGATTTCGTTATAAGGGTTCCTGCTTTCACAGAATTATTCCAGGGTTTATGTGTCAGGGTGGTGACTTCACACGCCCTAATGGCACCGGTGACAAGTCCATCTATGGGGAGAAATTTGATGATGAGAACCTCATCCGAAAGCATACAGGTTCTGGCATCTTGTCCATGGCAAATGCTGGACCCAACACAAGTGGTTCCCAGTTTTTCATCTGTGCTGCCAAGACTGAGTGGTTGGATGGCAAGCATGTGGCGTTTGGCAAGGTGAAAGAACGTGTGAATATTGTGGAAGCCACGGAGCACTTTGGGTACAGGAATAGCAAGACCAGCAAGAAGATCACCATTGCTGACTGTGGACAATTCTAA